The genomic segment TGGAGGGAGTTGGTCGACGTCGGCGGGGTTCTAGCTTGGGAATCTTATTACTCAAAGTAGGCACGACTGTCGTGCCGGCGTGCGTTGCAGTATCTGCTGAAGCCATGGCGGGAGTGAGAAGATTCGGGAACAGATATTCAGTGATAAAGGAGTGGTTGTGCAGCCAAGCTTGGTGGAATATTGAGTGATGTTGAAGTCGAAGTGAAGCTTAGAAAGCTCGCTGTGCTGAGTACGTACATACTTGTCTGGTCAATGAAGCAGCCCCCCAcctgaggtaaggtaggtaggtacggagtacctcaGGACGTACCTGCCGACGCAGATCTTGATTGCAATTGGCCTGCTGCTGAGAACTTTGCCTCGAGACAGGTACGTACCTGTGGCTCGCCAACTTCATCCTAATTTTTCCTCCCGGAAGTTGCTTGAGGCAGGATATACAGGTTGTCGTTGTACTAATTCGCACTCGCTTTTCGAGCAAACCTCAAGGGAGAATTCCTAACTCACCAGTTCATTCCCTTGTTCTCATTCGCCAACATTGCCGCATCACCATTCGCCATGACTCTCAATTCGAACCCCCAGGCCCGCATCTCACATCTGCCGCGAGCAGATGGCTCGGCAACGTTTTCAAGAGGCGGCTATTGCGTGGTTGCGGCCGTCAATGGGCCGATTGAGGTCCAACGACGCGACGAAAACCCCTTCGAATCAGTCGTTGATGTTATCGTACGACCTGCTGCAGGGGTCGGAGGTCAGACTGTCTTTCTTCTGGCACCTTGTGGTCAATTTTGCTCATACTCGTGACGACTATTTAGGCACAGGAGAACGCCAACTCGAGAACATTCTGCGGTCCGCCCTTCGCCAGCTGATTCCCGTCAAAAACTTCCCTCGATGTCTTATTCAGGTTACGCTCCAGGTGACTGAGACGCCGCAGAATGACTATGCAAACAGCAAAGTAGTACAAGCTCAGTCTGTAAGTAATAAGTCCATCTCAGATATCTCAAAGCCACCGCCCAGTGTCGCCTATCGAGTGCTGTTGCTGACTATCCTACTCTACTAAAGAGTCTGCCTCTGCTACCGGCTCTCTTTCACAGCGCCATCCTGGCCTTGCTGTCGGCTGCTGTGCCTTTGAAGGCTATTGCCACATGTGCCACTTTGGCCGTTGTCCGGAAGGGTGACAAGATCATCGCTGACCCGTCTCCTCTGGAGATTGACCAGTCAAAATCGCTTCACGTTGTCATCTTCACGTCGCAGAACGACCTGTTGTTGTTGGAGAGTGAGGGGACGTTCTCCATGGCCGAGTGGGATGAGGTGATCAACAAAGGTCAATCAGTGTGCAGCCAACACCGTCAAGCGGAGCTAGGTGTCGCCATGGACGATGACAGCCAAGACGCAACCGACATGCAGCAGTTCATCCGGACCGTCATGGAATCAAAGGCTGCGTAAAATCAGCCCATCAATCGAAGTATGCAGGGTCTTGGAACCGCCGAGCGACAACCGAGGCGCGGGTGGTTCCTTATTCAGGAGTTCCAGTGAAGGAGGGATATCGACACTGGCTCAATGTAATCGATGGTGAGAAGGACGATACCAACGAGCAACGCGCGGCATCGACGTCTCGCCTCTAGGCATCAGGGACTGCGTCCTTGTACCAAAAGGGGTGGTCTGGATTGGTTCACTCAGTTATCAACGGTGAGAACGACAGACTGGGGAGAGTATCGAAACGAGACGGCCGACGGGGTGGCAAGACGAATTATCATGAGGTTTCCTCAGGGGGAGAGCAACGATGACAGCACCCGGAAACACTGTTGGAGCTGGGAGCCGGGGACCGGCTCGGCAATGGGCCTCTTCACAGGCTATCACTTATCACAAACGTCAGAAGCAGTAGCAACATGACACGGAAGACAAGGGCCAGAAAGTCATCCCGCGGCCGATGTTGGGAAAGTAACTTACCCGGGTCAGGTCGCATATCAAAGTCAAGTAAAGTGGATTGGTTGTTATCGACGGCGTTGTTTGACCTGTTTGAAGGTCGCTGAAAATGCGGCGTGAGGCGGTGTTTCAGCTCGATCTCAGGGGTCCTGAAGCGGGCAGGGGCACGGAGAAACCTGCGACAATGACAGGCCTCGAGGTTAGGAGCTACCGGGTGTTTCTGACCAGTACGTCTCCCGTCGCGGTGTTACCTTTGACCTTCTCCCGCCTGCGGAGGAAACTGGAAACGGCTCCGTGACCGTCTTCGGCGGGAGGGAGGATTGGGTGTCCTGCCTTTCTGCATCGGTCGGCACTGGAAAATGACACCATTTTCCAGTGGGTGGAGTATCTCCTGTTTTACCTGGCGTACCTTAAATGCCCAGGCCTTCGGGTACCGTTGGTAGAAATTCTATTACCCTGAGAAGATCTCCCAGGTTATCAAGTCACTCCGTGCCTGAGATGGCGATGCCAAAAAACCATCCACGCAATAGTCTGGGTACCTATG from the Colletotrichum lupini chromosome 3, complete sequence genome contains:
- a CDS encoding exosome complex subunit Rrp46 encodes the protein FALAFRANLKGEFLTHQFIPLFSFANIAASPFAMTLNSNPQARISHLPRADGSATFSRGGYCVVAAVNGPIEVQRRDENPFESVVDVIVRPAAGVGGTGERQLENILRSALRQLIPVKNFPRCLIQVTLQVTETPQNDYANSKVVQAQSSLPLLPALFHSAILALLSAAVPLKAIATCATLAVVRKGDKIIADPSPLEIDQSKSLHVVIFTSQNDLLLLESEGTFSMAEWDEVINKGQSVCSQHRQAELGVAMDDDSQDATDMQQFIRTVMESKAA